The following proteins come from a genomic window of Pseudomonas cichorii:
- a CDS encoding MFS transporter yields the protein MFSWYREVTSRERKTFWACFGGWSLDALEVQMFGLAIPALIAAFALSKGDAGMISAVTLVTSALGGWVGGTLSDRYGRVRTLQLMILWFSFFTFLSAFVTGFNQLLIVKALQGFGIGGEWAAGAVLMAETIQSKYRGKVMGTVQSAWAVGWGMAVLLFTLIYSFVPQDIAWRVMFGVGLLPALLIIWVRRNVEEPDSYQRMHKEKASSGNFFKSMAGIFRPELLRVTLLGGLLGLGAHGGYHAVMTWLPTFLKTERNLSVLSSGGYLAVIIFAFWCGCITSGMLIDRIGRRKNIVLFALCCIVTVQCYLMLPLSNTQMLFLGFPLGFFAAGIPASLGSFFNELYPADVRGAGVGFCYNFGRVLSAVFPFLVGHMSESMSLGTAIGIDAGIAYGVAMVAALCLPETRGRTLQGAPDNADATEKGTPQQA from the coding sequence ATGTTCAGTTGGTATCGCGAAGTCACATCACGGGAACGCAAGACGTTTTGGGCCTGCTTCGGCGGATGGTCGCTGGATGCGCTGGAAGTACAGATGTTCGGTCTGGCGATTCCGGCGCTGATCGCCGCTTTTGCCTTGAGCAAGGGCGACGCCGGCATGATCAGTGCCGTCACTCTGGTCACTTCGGCGCTGGGTGGTTGGGTGGGCGGTACATTGTCTGACCGTTATGGCCGGGTCCGCACCCTGCAATTGATGATTCTGTGGTTCTCGTTCTTCACCTTCCTGTCGGCGTTCGTGACCGGCTTCAACCAGTTGCTGATCGTCAAGGCCCTGCAAGGCTTTGGTATCGGTGGCGAGTGGGCGGCGGGCGCGGTGTTGATGGCCGAGACCATTCAGTCCAAATACCGCGGCAAGGTGATGGGCACCGTACAAAGTGCCTGGGCCGTGGGTTGGGGCATGGCGGTTCTGCTGTTTACCCTGATCTATTCGTTCGTGCCGCAGGATATTGCCTGGCGAGTAATGTTCGGCGTCGGTCTGCTGCCTGCCTTGCTGATCATCTGGGTGCGTCGCAACGTTGAAGAGCCGGACAGCTATCAGCGCATGCACAAGGAAAAGGCCTCGTCGGGCAACTTTTTCAAATCCATGGCAGGCATTTTCCGTCCTGAGCTGCTGCGCGTGACGCTGCTGGGCGGTCTGTTGGGGCTGGGTGCGCACGGTGGCTACCACGCGGTCATGACCTGGTTGCCGACCTTTCTCAAGACCGAACGCAATCTTTCGGTGCTGAGTTCCGGTGGTTATCTGGCAGTGATCATCTTCGCCTTCTGGTGTGGCTGTATCACCAGCGGCATGCTGATCGACCGCATTGGTCGTCGCAAGAACATCGTGCTGTTCGCGCTGTGCTGCATCGTTACCGTGCAGTGTTATCTGATGTTGCCGCTGAGCAACACACAGATGCTGTTCCTCGGTTTCCCGCTGGGTTTCTTCGCGGCAGGTATTCCCGCCAGTCTCGGCTCGTTCTTCAACGAGCTGTACCCGGCAGATGTGCGCGGGGCAGGGGTTGGCTTCTGCTACAACTTCGGCCGTGTGCTGTCGGCGGTGTTCCCGTTCCTGGTCGGACACATGAGCGAATCCATGTCGTTGGGTACGGCGATCGGTATCGATGCCGGGATCGCCTACGGCGTGGCAATGGTTGCTGCGCTCTGCTTGCCTGAAACCCGAGGACGCACTCTGCAAGGCGCGCCTGACAACGCGGATGCCACCGAAAAGGGCACACCACAGCAGGCCTGA
- a CDS encoding amidohydrolase family protein, whose amino-acid sequence MTDPCSSPILGIDAHAHVFGNGVSLIPGLRYTPDYEATLQSYLANLREHGLSHGVLVQPSFLGTDNQYLLDALAHAPGQLRGVAVVDNTISRSALQRLADQGVVGIRLNLMGRPLPDFSEPGWRDLFKNVWALGWHIELHRHVADLPGLIRDLLPFGCKIVVDHFGRPDASVGVDDPAFQALLELGLSGQIWMKVSAIYRLGGSDEQNMAFANAALPLLVQAFGARRMVWGSDWPHTQHEHHVSYATVVEQFRNLDCPAPIKQSMLIEAAQSLFDFSVVEL is encoded by the coding sequence ATGACTGACCCCTGTAGTTCGCCGATTCTCGGTATCGATGCTCATGCCCATGTCTTCGGTAATGGTGTGAGCCTGATTCCAGGTCTACGTTATACCCCTGATTACGAAGCCACTTTGCAGTCCTATCTGGCGAATTTGCGCGAGCATGGCCTGAGCCATGGTGTGCTGGTGCAGCCCAGTTTTCTGGGCACGGACAATCAATACCTGCTCGATGCCCTGGCTCACGCGCCTGGCCAACTGCGCGGTGTAGCGGTGGTGGATAACACCATCAGCCGTTCGGCGTTGCAGCGCCTGGCCGATCAGGGTGTTGTCGGCATCAGGTTGAATCTGATGGGCAGGCCTTTGCCGGATTTCAGCGAGCCGGGCTGGCGGGACCTGTTCAAGAATGTCTGGGCGTTGGGCTGGCACATTGAGTTGCATCGCCATGTGGCTGATCTCCCGGGGCTGATTCGCGACCTGCTGCCGTTTGGCTGCAAGATCGTGGTCGATCATTTTGGTCGGCCCGACGCGAGCGTCGGCGTCGACGATCCGGCTTTTCAGGCCTTGCTGGAGCTGGGCCTGAGCGGGCAGATCTGGATGAAGGTTTCTGCCATCTACCGCCTGGGCGGCAGCGATGAGCAGAACATGGCTTTCGCCAATGCTGCACTGCCTTTGCTGGTCCAGGCTTTCGGCGCGCGTCGCATGGTCTGGGGCAGTGACTGGCCGCATACCCAGCATGAGCATCACGTCAGCTACGCCACGGTAGTCGAGCAGTTTCGCAACCTCGATTGCCCGGCCCCGATCAAGCAGAGCATGCTGATCGAGGCGGCGCAGTCGTTGTTCGATTTTTCTGTTGTCGAGCTCTGA